The following nucleotide sequence is from Candidatus Cloacimonadota bacterium.
AAACCGATTAAGATCAAAGAAGGTATTTACTGGGTTGGAGGAATCGATTGGGATCTGCGTAATTTTCACGGATATCTAACCCAAAGAGGTTCGACCTACAATTCATATTTAATATTCGATGAAAAAGTAACTCTTATTGACAATGTGAAATATTATCTTTTTGAAGAATTGCTCAAACGAATCTCTGCGATTGTCGATCCTGCTAAAATCGATTACATCATCCAGAATCATATCGAGATGGATCATTCGGGTTCGCTTCCTGAAATGAAAAAATTGTGTCCGAATGCAAAAGTAATTGCTTCTCCAAAAGGTGTGGAAGGTCTGCAAAAACATTTCAAACAGGATTGGAATTTCCAAACCGTTAAATCCGGTGACATATTAGAATTAGGCAGAAGAAGTCTGCATTTTGTACAGACACCGATGGTTCATTGGCCGGATAATATGGTTTCCTACTGTCCCGAAGTAAAAGTTCTTTTTTCCAATGATGCTTTTGGACAGCATATTGCATCTTCGGAACGCTTCGACGATGAATTTCCCTTCAATATTTTGATGCACGAAGCAGAGAAATATTATGCAAATATTGTTCTTCCCTACGGTAGACAGGTCCAAAAAGCATTGGAAGTTGTGGGAACACTGGATATAGAAACGATTTGTCCGAGTCACGGTTTGATCTGGCAATCCAGAATTTCTGATATTATTAAGGAATATAAAAAATGGTCTGCTAATGAAGTTGAGAACAAGGCTTTGATCATTTATGATACTATGTGGAAATCAACGGAAAAGATCGCCCACACGATCCAGGAAGCTTTTGAGGAAAAGGATGTTCATACAAAAATGTTCAATTTACAGGTAAACCATATTTCCGATATTATGACAGAAATTTTAACAGCAAAATATATCTGTATCGGCTCTCCTACTTTGAATAACAATATCCTGCCGACAGTTTCGGCATTTCTGACTTATTTGAAAGGACTTGCTCCGAAAAGCAGGATCGGACTGGCATTCGGTTCGTATGGTTGGGGCGGACA
It contains:
- a CDS encoding FprA family A-type flavoprotein translates to MKPIKIKEGIYWVGGIDWDLRNFHGYLTQRGSTYNSYLIFDEKVTLIDNVKYYLFEELLKRISAIVDPAKIDYIIQNHIEMDHSGSLPEMKKLCPNAKVIASPKGVEGLQKHFKQDWNFQTVKSGDILELGRRSLHFVQTPMVHWPDNMVSYCPEVKVLFSNDAFGQHIASSERFDDEFPFNILMHEAEKYYANIVLPYGRQVQKALEVVGTLDIETICPSHGLIWQSRISDIIKEYKKWSANEVENKALIIYDTMWKSTEKIAHTIQEAFEEKDVHTKMFNLQVNHISDIMTEILTAKYICIGSPTLNNNILPTVSAFLTYLKGLAPKSRIGLAFGSYGWGGQSVGIIENELKQCGFDILEQIRIQYIPDEKTLTKKKEKLLDQLTKLTM